ATACGGCAGTGCTTCTTCGAAATGCAATGCGTGGTGCTGAGGAAAATGGGGCAGAGACAGAACTTATTCATCTGTATGATCTGAATTTCAAGGGATGTATAAGCTGCTTCGCCTGCAAACGAAAAGGAAACCAATGCAACGGGGTCTGTGCGGTGAAGGATGGACTAAGAGAAGTACTTGAGAAAATCATTAATTGTGATGCCTTGCTGCTGGGATCTCCGATTTATTTTAGTAATGTTACGGGTGAGATGCGATCCTTTCTGGAACGGCTGTTCTTTCCGAATCTCTCTTATGATGAGGGGAAACTATCCGTATGTCCCAGTTCGATCAACTCAGCCTTTCTTTACACCATGAATGTCCCTGAGGAGCAAATGAAGCAGATAAATTACGAAGCCCTGTTCAAGCAGAATCAATTTCTGCTGCAGGTTTTAAATGGCAGCTCGGAGATCTTGCTTAGCCATGATACGTATCAATTTGATGACTATTCCAAGTATGATGCATCAAAATTTCATGAACCCCACAAGGCTAAGGTCAAAGAAGAGCAGTTTCCTGCTGATTGCCGGAACGCCTTTGAATTAGGGCTTCGGCTGACAAAGTAACGCTGATCCAGAAAAGTTGGAGTTTATCACAAATCAATTTTGTAATAAGGATCATCACAAAAAAGCACACGTCAGGGATTTTCAATCATCCCAGATGTGTGCTTTCTTGATTGCATATGCTCGATGGTACTGAGCGGCTAGCACAGTAAACTAATTCTCCCTGCCAACCGTGTATGCGCTTGAGATCCAGGCTAGATGGTTTAAGGGGTTGCGCTATCGTGCTTATCTAAATAAAAGGTATGAGCTCCCCAGGATTCGATTCAGCGCTGCCAAAGGCTGCTGCTTCGATCAATGTCTTTGTATAACTATTTTTCGCTGATTCAAAAATTTGGCGGGTAGTACCGTGTTCCACCACACGGCCCTCATTCATAACGTATACCCTCCCTGCAATCATTCGCAAAACAGATAAATCATGGGTGATAAAAAGTATCGCAAGACAGCGCTCCCGGCGGAGTTTCTCCAGCATATTCAAGATCTGATTTTGAACGACGACATCCAGTGCTGATACCGATTCATCGCAGATCAGCAAATCTGGGCGGGGGGCTAACGCCCGTGCAATTGCTACTCTTTGCCGCTGGCCTCCTGATAATTTTGCAGGCTTTCGGTCCAGGAGCTCTTTGGGCACTTCTGCTAAGGAAATCAATGCTTCAAGCTCGCTGAGAGGCCGATTGGAAGCTTTCAACGCAGATTCTAAAATATATCGGATGGTATGGGCAGGGTTTAGGGATGCATAGGGATCCTGAAAGACGATCTGGGCACGATTCGTTCCAAAGTATTTCACGGAGCCGGAATCAGCCTTCGTTAAGCCTACAAGACATCGTGCCAGCGTTGTTTTGCCTGAGCCGGACTGCCCGACGATGCCTACGCATTCGCCTGCGCACACGTCAATACTGACATCCGTCAGAGCGTTAACGGAGCCGAACTGCTTATTCAGGTTTATTGCCCTAAGCAGGGTATCACCGCCTGAATGAGAATCGGAGAAGGATTTCACCTGCAGAAATCGATCTGCTTCGATGAGCTCTTTTGCAGCTTCCGAACGGGGCTGTTCCGTTATCTTGAGAGCAGAACCCTCTTCTACGATTTTTCCATTCTCCATAACCAGAACGCGGTCGCATCTTGTTTTTGCAAGCCTAATATTGTGTGTGATGATGATCAGAGGCATTGCGCGAACGCTGCGGATGGAATCAATCAGGTCGAGAATTTCCTTTTGGGTGATCACATCCAGTGCGGTGGTTGCCTCATCTGCGATCAGAAGC
This genomic window from Clostridiales bacterium contains:
- a CDS encoding flavodoxin family protein — protein: MKLIAVNGSPRKNGNTAVLLRNAMRGAEENGAETELIHLYDLNFKGCISCFACKRKGNQCNGVCAVKDGLREVLEKIINCDALLLGSPIYFSNVTGEMRSFLERLFFPNLSYDEGKLSVCPSSINSAFLYTMNVPEEQMKQINYEALFKQNQFLLQVLNGSSEILLSHDTYQFDDYSKYDASKFHEPHKAKVKEEQFPADCRNAFELGLRLTK
- a CDS encoding ABC transporter ATP-binding protein, whose protein sequence is MTIKIEISGLRVQISGNEVLKGIDFKLGGSESVGIVGQSGSGKTMMMRSLIGLLPNQAKPLGDYRIDEQSIPLDAREKQWAKIRGSAISMVMQDPFTALDPLKKCGKQILDGVPKQKKAAFDIVSALKEVGLPADAADRYPFELSGGQRQRIVIAASLATQPRLLIADEATTALDVITQKEILDLIDSIRSVRAMPLIIITHNIRLAKTRCDRVLVMENGKIVEEGSALKITEQPRSEAAKELIEADRFLQVKSFSDSHSGGDTLLRAINLNKQFGSVNALTDVSIDVCAGECVGIVGQSGSGKTTLARCLVGLTKADSGSVKYFGTNRAQIVFQDPYASLNPAHTIRYILESALKASNRPLSELEALISLAEVPKELLDRKPAKLSGGQRQRVAIARALAPRPDLLICDESVSALDVVVQNQILNMLEKLRRERCLAILFITHDLSVLRMIAGRVYVMNEGRVVEHGTTRQIFESAKNSYTKTLIEAAAFGSAESNPGELIPFI